The sequence AACGTCGCCCATCCTATCAATACGTTTTTAAATGTCATTTCCCTAATTTGGCACATGTGATATGCATTTTTGCATGGACTGGAAAAGCCTGAATTTCGATTGGAATCGTGCCCGCGCCTTTCTCGTAACCGCGGAAGAAGGCTCATTTTCGGCGGCGGCAAGAGCTTTGGCCTCGACCCAACCTACTATTGGACGCCAGGTCTCAGCTTTAGAGGAAGAACTCGGGGTCACCTTATTCGAGCGTATCGGTACCGGGCTGAAGTTAACCACAAGTGGTTTAGAGCTCTTGGAGCATGTGCGCGCCATGGGCACCGCCGCAAGTAAAACGTCATTCGCTGCGACCGGACAATCTGAATCCATCGAGGGAAATGTTTGCATCACCGCCAGCGAAGCCGTGGCCCATTACATACTGCCTCCTATTTTGAGCCGCCTACGCCTCGACCATCCTGGGATTACCTTAGAGCTGGTGGTTTCCAACGAAGTTCGAGATCTGCACCACCGAGAAGCCGATATTGCGCTTCGCAATTTCGAACCTACTCAACCAGATTTGATTGCCAAGAAAGTTCGAAACAGCACCGCTCACTTTTACGCGGCTCCCAGCTACATCGAGCGCATGGGTCCACTGAAGTCCAAAGAAGATCTTAGCCGCACCCATCTTTTTGCTTTTGAAAACAGTGCTCGAATGGTGAAGCAATATAAAAGTTTTATCGGGGTCGACGTCGCTCAAGAACAGTTCGTGGTTGAAACCAACAATCACCTCGTCATGTGGGAAATGTGTAAGCAAGGCGTTGGAGTCTGCTTGATGATGGACGACGTGGGCAGCCAAGAATCTAAAGTGGTCAAGGTCTTTCCCGATTTCCCCTCGATTCCAGTTCCTATATGGATGGTGTGTCACCGAGAACTGCAAACCAGTCGGCGCCTGCGGCTGGTATTTGATTACTTAGCGCAAGCATTGGCTTGTCGGGAACGTGAACAATGATGTTAAACCTCTTTTATCTCACGCTGATGTTATCGATTCTATTGTGTACCTTGGTGGCAGGCTTGGTGTTTGGCTTTGCGGCAGTGGTCATGCCGGGTATTGCCAAACTTTCAGACCGAGAATTTCTTTTGTCCTTCAAACATATGGACGGGATCATCCAAAACAATCAACCGGCATTTATGGTGGTCTGGGTTGGCTCTATCTTTTCAGTCATCGCTACACTTATTTTAGGAACGCTGAACCTAAGTGGCGGGCAGCTTTATCTGCTCTTGGTTGCATCGGCTCTGTATTTACTTGCAGTTCAATTGCCTACGGTTCGCTTTAACATTCCTCTTAACAATGCATTGCAAGCGCTGGATCTTAACGCTTTGGGCGAATCAGAATTAGCGCAGGCACGAGCCGACTTTGAAGCACCCTGGAACCGCTGGAATAGGTTAAGAACCTTAAACGCTATTTTCTCTGTATCTGGATTGCTGATTCTGCTGCTTCAACTCTAATCGTTTTTTGCGGGGCTCACTGCTGAGCAAACGCATCTGCCACCAACTTTGTAAATTGACCGGTAAAGCCCATACCCGCGGTATCGCCGTGTCGAACAATGACTAAGTCAAGCTCGGGAATGGCCATGATGACTTTCTGATCTTTGCCTATGGCACTGAGCACGGAAAGAGTTCCCATTGCTTCCGTGTCCACTTCTTGCAGCCAGTAAAGAAAGCCATAATCGGATTTGCTCTCCAAATATGCAGAGGTTGCTTTCTCAAAGTATTCCTCACTCACCAGTCGTTCATTGTTCCAAACGCCTCGGCGCAGATTAAAGAGTCCAAACCTGGCCATGTCTCGGGTATTGCTTTCGATGCGCCGGTAGTTGGTCACCTCTTCACTCACCACAATTTTCACCCACTCCGCGCTATCCATCCCCAAAGGACCAAAGAGTTTTCTCCATGCGTAATCTTCCAGATTTTCACCGGTCGCTTTTTCGATCATGGTGAACATCATGAGGTACGCCGGTGTGTTGTACTCCCAAACCGTGCCGGGCGTATTCTCCAAGGCCAGACCATCGGCAAGTCCATCAAACTGGTCGGTGGTTTCGCTATCAAGATCGGGCGGCGTGGTGCTGAGTCCAGTGGTCATGGTTAAGAAGTGCTCAAGCGTAATGGCAGCTTTGGGGGTATCCACCCACTGCGGTGCAAAATCTGAAATGGGCTGCTCAAGGCCCTCGAAACTACCCTCATCTAAGCCCATGCCTGTCAGGATTGATGTCATGCTCTTGGTGGCAGAGTAAATCGCCATGGTTGTATCTTGGTCCCAGCCCTGCCAGTAACGCTCTGCAACAATTCGGCCCTTATAGAGAATGACCAATCCGCCGCTGTTGGACGACTCGGCAAACTCAATGGCTTCATTCAATTTATCCAACTGAGCACCGGCCTCTTCCGGTGTAACCGTCTCCCACGTTTCGGTACTGGGCCAATAGGTTTCCGAACCCGGGTCTGGGGCTGTCTGGTCTTCTGGGTCATCGGGGAGCGCGGTGTCCGTAACGTCAGGCGTTGGGGTATCAACATCACCGGAAGTTTTGCCACCACTGCAGGCCAGAAGCATAAAGGGCAGCAAAATTAAAACGAACTGTAAACGTCGCGGCATACTGATTATCCTGAACAAATGGGGTTTCGTGGAGAACATGGGAAGTATAGGCCTGGAATAACCTCTTAGTAAACAACTCGAAAGATCCCCGTTTTATCTTGTGCGCTTACCAAAGAGACTTTAAAGAGTTGCTCGGTGAATCATTCCCACCGCTGCTTTAAGAAATCAGGTGAAACCATGCATATCGATTCTCATTTTGACTCAGGCAATATCGAAGTCGTCGAAATCCTAGACAACAATGTCGCCAATCTGCGCATTAAAAAAGATGCCGGCGATGAACACATGCAGTGGTTTCACTTTCGAGTCGATGGCGCCCAAGATGAGGCGTGTAAGCTTCGTATCCTCAATGCCGGTGAAGCCAGTTACCCCAAAGCCTGGGAAGGCTACCGGGTTTGCACCAGCACAGACCGGCAAGCTTGGACCCGCGTGGATACCGCATTTGAAGACGGCGTCTTAACCATCGACCATCACCCAGAAGGCCAAATGCAGTGGTATGCCTACTTTGCGCCTCACAGCCATGAGCAACATCTCGACCTTCTGGCGCAGTGTCAGCTATCAGAGTTCGCTACGGTAGACCGGCTGGGCGCCACTGTAGATGGCCGCGACCTGCATCGTCTGGTTGTTGGAGATGGCCCTTTGAAATTCTGGGTGATTGCCCGGCAACATCCTGGCGAAAGCATGGCATCGTGGTGGATGGAAGGATTCTTAGACCGCCTCCTGCATCCCGATGACGCCATTTCAAGACAGATGCGCAGCATGGCAACATTTCACATTGTCCCCCATATGAATCCCGACGGTGCGATTCGAGGACACTTAAGATGCAACGCTGTCGGTGCCAATCTCAACCGCGAATGGGCCGAGCCCACCCTTGAACGTAGCCCAGAGGTTTATCACACCCTGGCTGCCATGGACGCATCTGGTGTGGACTTTTGCTTGGATGTTCACGGCGATGAAGAGCTGCCCTACAACTTTCTCAGCGGCTCAGATGGCATCCCCGGTTACGAGACCAGCCCCTTGCCGGCGCTCTGCGAAATCTTTGCGGCGGCCTATGAGCAGGCCAATCCCGATTTGCAACGTGAGTTTGGATATTCTGTGGCGGCGCCCGGTAAAGCCAACCTCACCATGTGCACCAATGCCGTAGCCCACCGTTTTCAGTGCGCGGCTTACACCCTTGAGATGCCATTTAAAGACAACGCCAATGCCCCAGATCCCATTTTCGGATGGAGCCCAGAGCGCTCAGCTAGGCTTGGAGCCAGTAGTTTGGATGCGTTGTGCCGATTGGCTGAGGCTTTAAAGAGCTAAGACTGCCAAGTGTAGAAAAGAGTTCTACGTCACCACCGCCCACACCGTGCTACCAAATAGATAAAAGACAATCAGGTAGGAAGGTATTGTGGCCAAGACAATCTTCTTGCCCACCTTGTTATCCAGCTTAGCTCCAAGCAGCATCGGATAAAGCGCGCGAAACACCACATAGGCCGCGCCGAGTACCGTTGCGACGGAAACTGAAACCGCAGCAGCGTGAAGCCAAAGCGCAAAGAGAAAAGGCACCATTTGCTCTTGGGTGTTTATCACTGCCCGGTCCATGGCCAACATGTGCGGGTCCTTACCAAAGTAGCGGTCAAACGTTTCGTTGCGGCCCGCATATTCTGCCCGAAGTCGATACTTGGTTTGTATCTGGCGAAAGAGTAAAGCGTACCAAAGTATGAAGTACGCTACAGTCACAAGAATAGGCCCGGTAAAATCAGCTAAGTTAGACATAAGCACATCTAATCATACAAGTGGCCCCAAGGCTCCATTCCTCTCGCGCACAAAGTCTCAACGCTATGCCATGGATTTCGGCTGTGATACGCATGACCCATTGGGACTGATATTGAAATAAAATCCAATCCCGAGACAATTCCACAAGGTTAGAATCATGACTAAAATCAAAAGTTCCAAAGGGTCGGCGCAAGACCGAATGATGGCTGAGGTTGTCGATGGAGCCAGCGATGCAGACTCCTTGGATTTCTCAGCAAAGGCCATTCTAGCCCGTGGCTGCGATCCGCAAATGGCACTGCGTGCAGCCAAGGTTATGCCGCCCCTACTTGGCGATGTTGAATTTGTCTCCTGCACCAACGATGACGACTTTGTGGAGAAGCTCCAAGAAAGAGCCTGGTCTGTGGTTTTCTTTGCCCCAGGTGCCTGCCGTTACAACGCGGCGAAAATGCCAATTCCTGGCGGCCGTGCACACACTATGGGTTGGGGTTTGGAAGAGTATCGAGCCTTGGTTCGAGAATACCAAGGCGACCAGATTTGCATTGTAGAGACCACGGATGAACGAGAGATCATCCCACGACTGAAGCAAGCGCTGATTCAATCCGGGGACAAAGCTGATTCAGATAAAGACTGAAGGGAAATCCGCTCTTAAGGACTGAGGGTGGACTTACACGTTGAACCGTAATGTGACGCGTTTCGTAAGCGCCTGCAATCACGCCACTTGCTGAACCCTGTGCCCGCAGGTGTCCCCGTTTTTCTCGGATGTTTAGCGGTATCAGTGTTCAGAAAGCAGTGACAGCTACGGGCTCCACTCGCTGGAAGATCCACAACGAAGCATCCTGCCTCCCATGTACGGATTCTCCAGCCTCTCGCCGGTTTGCACCCACTTCTGATAGCCCTGGGCCATCGGGCACTGGAAGACGTATCGCCCGCGGGCGAGTGTGCTTTGTTCGGAGAGCAATGAGACGACGGCTCGGCTCAGGTCCCCGAAGGTTCGGCGCTGGTCATCTGCGCTACCACCGACCTTGAGCCTCGCCGCCGCCGTGACCATCTCGTCAAGACGACTCGCGATGCTCGAAGGCGCCCCTGCCTTCGCCGCGCTCGCGCTGCGTTCGAGGCGGGTCGCGATGGCTGCGACCTCGCCCAGACGGTCCCCAGCAAGGGCGGCTCTGAGCGCCTCATAGTCGCCGAGCGCCGTGTCAACCCGGGCGGAAACTTCCGCGCTCAGATCCGCCGTGGCGATGGCCGTTGAAGTGGGCTGCGCCTCAGTCGGCGCTTCTTTGCACCCGATGGCAGGCGCCCCCGCTGCGGTGACCAAGAACAGGATCAAAAAAGTCTTCTTCATCATTGGATCTCTCCTTCCCCTATGCGGGGCGTTGTGTGGTCGAGCTTGCGGCTCTTCCAGATGGCGAAAATCGCCGGGTAAACAGTGAGTTCAAGAAAGAATGAGCTCACCAGCCCCCCCACCATGGGGGCGGCAATGCGCTGCATCACGTCGGCGCCCGCCCCCGTACTCCACAAGAGCGGGGTCAGGCCGATCATGGTGGTCATCACCGTCATCAGCTTGGGACGAACACGACCCGCCGCGCCCTCCACGATGGCGTCCGTCAGGTCCGCCATGGAGTTCAGGCGACCCTGCTCACGTGCACGGTCTTCCGCCAGGCGCAGATAAAGCAGCATGATCACCCCTGTCTCGGCGTCGAGGCCAGCCAGGGCGATGATGCCCACCCATACCGCGACGCTCAGATGAAAGCCGAGCCAATAGAGCAGCCAGAAAGCCCCAATCAGCGAGAACGGCACCGCCAAAAGCACAATGGCGGTCTCCGTCACCGACCGGGTGTTCAAGTAGAGCAAGAGAAACACCAGCAGCAGCGTGAGCGGCAACACCACCCGGAGCCGTTCTTCCGCTCGCTCCAGATAGCGAAATTGGCCCGTCCACTGGATCCGCACGCCGGTAGGCAGCCCAACCTCGGCGGCGACGGCTGCGCGCGCCCTGGCCACATAGTCACTGATGGCCTGGCTGCCGGGATCCACGAAGACAAAGCCCGTAAGCTGTCCGTCTTCACTGCGGATCATGGGCGGACCGTTCACGAAGCGGACAGAAGCGACCTCGGTCAGCGGCACTGGAACGCCAGCGGGCGTGTCCACGAGGATGCGGTCGAACTGACTCGGGTCGTCGCGAAACTCACGCGCGTAGCGGACGTTGACGGAGAAGCGCCGGCGCCCCTCCACCGTCTCGGTGACGTCCGAGCCGCCAATCGCCGTCTGCACCGCGGCTTGTATGTGATCAACCCGAAGCCCGTACCGAGCCGCCTCCTCGCGTTTGATTTCGAAGTCGATGTAGAAGCCGCCGGTGGCGCGCTCTGCGAACACGCTACGCGTCCCGGGAACATTCGTCAGCACGCGCTCGATGGCCACCGCCGCGCGCTCGATAGTGGCCAGATCATCGCCAAAGACTTGAACAGCGAGCGGGCTGCGGATCCCCGTGGCCAGCATCTCCGTGCGCGTCTGGATGGGCATCCACCAGATGTTGGGCATCCCGGGGTATTGCAACTTGCCATCCAGCTCGGCGACCAGATCGTCCCAAGTCAGCCCTTCACGCCACTGATCGCGAGGCTTGAGCACAATCGTCGTCTCGGCCATGCCCAAGGGGGCCGGATCCGTGGCGGTGTCGGCTCTGCCCATCTTCCCGAGCACACTTACCACCTCCGGGATCTCCATCAGCTGGCGGTCCATGGCCTGCACCACGTTGCCCGCCTCGGTCATCGACATGCCTGGCGGCGCGGACGGCATGTAGAGGATGCTCCCTTCGTTCAAGGGCGGCATGAACTCCGACTGCAGGCGCAGCGCGGCGGGCACGGTCAGCATCATGGCGATGACGGTGGCGGCCACCACCCCCCAGCGGTGGCGGACCACAAAACGGACCACCGGTACATAAAGCCACTTCAGGAGTCGGCTCAAGGGGTGGGCGTCCTCGCGTCGGACCCGGCCGCGGATCAAGATCGCCGCCAGGGCCGGCGTGAGCGTCACCGCCAAGACCGCTGCGAAGCCCATGGAGTAGGTCTTGGTGTAGGCCAAGGGCTTAAAAAGCCGGCCTTCGGTGGCCTGCAGCGTAAACACCGGCAGGAACGACACCGTGATGACCAGCAAGGAAAAGAAGATCGACGGACCCACCTCCTGCATGGCGCGGATCACCACCGACAGCCTGTCCGGATCGTCCTCGTGCTCCTCCAGGCGCTTGTGGATGTTCTCCACGAGGATGATCGAGGCGTCGACCATGGCGCCGATGGCCACCGCGATGCCGCCCAGGGACATGATGTTCGCCGTCAGCCCTTGCTGGAGCATGGGGATAAAGGCCAAGAGCACCGCCACCGGCAAGGTGAGGATGGGCACCAGCGCGCTGCGCACGCTGAGCAAAAAGAGGAAGATGATCAGGCTGACCACCACCATCTCTTCGACCAGGGTGTGGGTCAGCGTGTCGATGGACGCCTCGATCAGCTCCGAGCGGTCGTAGGCCACCTCGGCGCGCACCCCCTGGGGCAAACCCGCACGGACCGCCTCCAGGCGCTCCTTGACCCGCTCAATGACCGTGAGCGCGTTCTCTCCCTGCCGCATCACGACGATGCCACCCACCGTCTCCCCCTCGCCGTTCCACTCGGCGAGCCCACGGCGTGGCCCCGAGCCCAGGGAAACCTCCGCCACGTCGCGCACCAGCAAGGGCGTACCGCTCGCGGAAACCCAAAGCGGGATGGTCTCGATGTCCGTGATACTGCCCAGGTAGCCGCGGCCGCGGATCATGTGTTCGTGTCCGGCGATCTCCAGGGTGCGGCCACCGCTATCCCGATTGGACTGCTGGATGGCCGACTGCACCTGTGCCAGCGTCACCCCATGCGCCATCATGCGGTTCGGGTCGAGCTGCACCTGGTACTGCTTGTCGTAGCCGCCGACGGCCGCAACCTCGGCGACTCCGGGCACGCTCTCGAGCGCGTAGCGAATGTTCCAATCTTGTAGAGCTCGCAGATCGGCCAGATCGTGGTGGCCGGTCTCGTCGACCAGCACGTACATAAACACCCAACCCACGCCGGTGGCGTCCGGACCGAGGGTTGGCCGGGCATCAGCAGGCAGGTCGTTTTGAACCGTGCTCAGGTACTCGAGGACGCGGCTGCGGGCCCAGTACAGGTCGGTGCCGTCCTCGAAGATGACGTTGACAAAGGACAGACCGAAGAAGGACTGCCCCCGCACATAAGAGACACCGGGCGCGCTCATCAAGGCCGACGAGACCGGGTAGGTGACCTGGTCCTCCACAAGGTCTGGGCTGCGGCCCGGCCAATCCGTGAGGACGATGACTTGGGTGTCCGAGAGGTCGGGGATGGCGTCCAGTGGTGCTGCGCGTAGGGACATGAACCCCCACAGGCCCATGGCCGCCACAATGAGCACAGTGAGCAGCGGGTTGCGGGCGCTGACCTCGATAAGCCGAGCGATCAGCCCGGGGCGCGCCTTACTGGGCTTCATCATTGGCTTCCCAGTAGTCGGTGGCCGAGCGGATGCGGCTCTCGGCGGCGAGCAGGAACACGCCCGAACTCACCACGATGTCGCCCTCGGTCAGGCCGCTTTCGATGCTGATCCAGTCCGCGGTGCGCGCACCGACTGTGACCTCTACGGGACGCAGACGCCCCTCCCCACGATCCACGAACACCAGGCGTCGTCGGCCGGTGTAGACCACCGCATCGGTGGGCACGGCGAGGTGTTCACCGAGGTCAACGTCGAAACTCAGGTTGGCGATCATGCCCGGGCGCAGGCGGCCTTCAGGGTTGTCGAGTTGCACCCGAACACGCGCGGTCCGAGTCTGAGCTGAGACCGTCGGGTAGATGTAGTCCACCACGCCGCCGATCGGCTCTCCGGTCGCGCCCGACACGTTCACAACAACGCGTTGACCGACAGTGACATGGGGGAGGTCTTGCTCAAAGACGTCCGCAAGCACCCAGACCCTGCTTGGGTCGGCGATGCGGTAGAGCAGCGCCCCGGCCGACACATGCGCCCCTTCGTTGACCCTCTTGTCGATCACGACGCCGGTGATGGGGCTCTGAATGCCGATTCGCTGCCGCGGCTCCTGGCGCCTCTGCATGTCTCGAATCGCCCAGCTCGACATGCCCCAGAGACGCAGTCGCTCGCGAGCCGCCGTCGCCAATCGGCCCCCTGGCGGCACTGCCAACAGCTCCCGCTGGGTCGCCAGCAGGTCTGGGCTGTAGAACCTGAGCAGGGTCGCGTCGCGCTCAACCGGGTCGCCCGCACGGGTGACACGCAGATCTTCGACCCAGCCATCCACTCGCGCCGTCACGTCATGGACCTGGCTCTCATCCCAGGCCACTTCGCCCACCGCTCGAATGGGTCGGGCCAGGGCTCGGCGAGCCACGGCCGTGGTGCGAACGCCGATGCGCTGTCGACGCACTGAGTCCACCAGGACATCCCCGGTACGCAGGTCCTCGTGGGTAACCGGTGTGAGGTCCATGTTGCAGATGGGACAGGTGCTGGGTGTCTGCTGACGTACAGACGGATGCATGGGGCAGGTGTAATGCGCTACCTCGTCGGCCCCTGCCGGCGGGGCGGTCGGTCCCATCTCCGTCTCCCAATCACTCGCCGAACCGCAAGCGAGCATCTGCTGGCCCATATATGGATTCTCGATCGTCTGGTGAGCTTGAAACCACTTGGGGAAATCTTCGGCCATCGGACAGGAAAAGGCGTGCCAGCCCTCTTGCAATCTCGGATCGGCTTCGGCGAGACCAAAGAACGCCTGCGATAGCGCCGCGTAGGATCTGCGGGCGGAGGTTGCCGAATCGGCGCTCTCGAGGTCTTCCGCGCTGGACGCTGCGGCACGCAGTGCGGCGCGGACAGGCTCGGGCAACATGACACCGTCGAGGGGCGCCAAGCCAGCTCGGACACGTGTCACCGCGGCGGGAATCACGTCAACCCGATCTTGAGACAGGGCGATGCGGATCTCCTCGGTCGCAGCGAACCCCCCGCGCAGCGTCGTCAGCTGCTCCTCAGAGAAAGGGTGTGAAACCACGCGCTGTGGGGCGGACTCATCCGCTGCGCTGTGTTCGCGGTGCGCGTGATGATGGTGGGATGGGGGTGTTGCAACCTCTTCTGACTCGATGAAGAACCACTGCAGCAATGGTCCCCGGTAGACCACCAGCACGGTCAGCAACAGGGCAAAGAGCCCGAACCAGCCCAAGCGCCGGATGCGAATGCCGCTCATCGCACACCTCCTTCAGCCGGTTGGCCCGAGGCTGTCCCCGCCGCCCTGTTGAGCGCGGCTCGCCCGCGCCAGGTGTCGGCCAGTGCCTCCGAGTAGGCTTGTTCGAAGCGCCGCAGCTGCCGCTGGGCGCTCATGATGTCGGAGAAGCTGTTTCGTCCGCTCGTGTAGCCTGCCTCGGCAGTCTCAATATGGCGCCGAGCGGCCGGCAGTACTAGGTCGCGGTAGACGGCGACCTGGGCCAGCGCCTCGTCGAAGCGCACTAATGCTTGGCGTACCTCGACATCCACGGCGGACCGGCGCTCGGCCTGCAGTGACCTGGAACGCGCGAGCGCGGCGGTCGCTGCGTTCACACCGCCACGACGAGCGCCGAGCTGAAGCGGGATATTGAGTGAGAACCCCAGCATGAACTGGTGCTCGAACTGCGGCCACATCGAGTTGTAGGCGACCCCAAACGAGAAATCTGGGTAGTAGGCGCGCTGAGCCAGCGCCATGCTGCTCGCTCGAGCATCGACAATCCGCGCCGCGGTGTGAAGTTCGGGGCGGTGCTGCTGAGCGTATCGCTGCCACTGCTCAGCGCTCCTGGATGGTGCGACGGCAGGTTCGAGGGTTGCGGGCGCGGCGGGCAGCCGACTTTCGGCCGGGCGATGCAACAGACCGTTGATCTGCGCGACAATGATTTGTTCGCGGGCCGCCAGCGTGAGCCGCTCGCGCTCGAGCAACGCCAGCTCCACGTCGGCCTGGATGGGATCCTGTTGTCCACCACGGCCCGCCGCGTACTGGGCCACTGCGCCCTGCCGAAGTCGGGTCACGAGCTCCCGATGGGCTCGATTGATCTCCAGTGCTCGGCCCACCGCAAAGTAGTCGTCAAAGAGGATCGACGCCGTGGTACGAAGGTGGAGTCGGACCCGCTCCAGGTCCGCGCTTCGAGCCTCGGCTTCGGCGAGCGCGATGGCGCCCCGAAGCGCCTGCTTCCCAGGCCACTCGAGGCGCTGGCTTACGCGCACGACCTGTCCGTAGCCGTGCTCCGAGCCAATCGTGCCCGGTGCTGTTTCGTAGCTCAGCCTAGGGTCGGAAAAAGCCGTCACTTGGGGATAACGGGCCAGCGCTTCGCCCCACGCCTGCCGTGCGGTTTCCACCGTGGGGTTGCGGGTGAGCACTTGCTGGATGAGCTGCTCTCTGGACAGCGCGTCGACAGCGGGAAACGGGGCCGCAGCTGAATCGGGCACATCGGTGGGTGCGCTACGGGTCCATGCCAGGCTCGATGCGCTGTGTTGTGTTCGCTGGGTGGCCGCGACGCAGCCGCCAAGAATGGGCAGCAAGGCCGCCACGAGAAGGCGCCGCTGCCACGCAGCACGCCTCGATAGTTTTGTGTTCATACTCCTACTCCTGCACGTCGGTTCGAGATCGAGGCGGACCGGTCAGCCCGTCCTCAGCGAGGCGCTGGACACACCAGTGCCCGGACCTCAAAGGTCGAAGCGGTGCAGGATCAAATCAGGTAGGAGCAGTGCTTGATGAAGATAGGCGGCCCCGGATCGGGCGGGGGTCCGCGGGAGCCATGAGGCAAGGCGAGGCGTGTGGGCGCACGAACCCGCGTGCGCTCACTCGGCGCGAAGGGCAAGGCGACAAACTGCGGTGTCTCGAACTGAGGCGCCTGCACTTCGACCCGCGTGGGCGGGACCTGCTGCTTGGCGCTGACGACTTCACAGCAGGATGCGGCCCTCAGAGAGGGCACCTCAAGAGCGTCTTGCCCGACCTCGTGCTGGCAACAGCACTTTGGCCCCACCTCGCCGGTCATCGTGCAGAAAAATAGCAGCTGTCCCAGGCCACTGGCCGGAACAGCCACGAGCAGGGCCATCATCAGGGCCATGGCTCGCACAACAAGTTTTAGATTTCGAAGCGCCATTGTTGATACCTATACCCCCATAGGGTATATTCTTCAGGCGATGATGTCAACCGTCTTCAACGCGGTTCATGTGCAGGCAACAATGGCCCATTAGAGCGGGCGTGAGGAACGAGGAGTGATCGATGCTGACCGGTGACGACAAAACGAAGATGGTCGCGCGCCTCAAGCGCATCGAGGGTCAGGTGGCTGGCATCAAGCGCATGGTGGAGTCCGAGACCTATTGCGTCGACGTGCTCCACCAGTTTTCTGCAGTCCAGGGCGCGCTGGCCAAAGCGGCCCAGGGAATCCTCAGCGCACACCTCGAATCCTGCGTCACCTCTGCCCTCCTGGAGGGAGATGACCAGGAGCGGCAGGCCAAGCTGCAAGAGCTCGTCGACGTTTTCGGTCGTTTCGGGCGTGTGATGGGCAAGTAGGCTGGCAGCGGGTGCCCTCGGTAGTCGAAGGGCTGTCGGTCATCTGGCTAGAACATAGCGAAGCATTTTGCACATAAGCCGTCGTTGAATCGACAGTGGCTGTGACTTTCAGCAGCAGATGGAGAAGCGGGCACCCTTCAATCCCGATGCCCCTTTGATTCGCCACGGCCTCATCAAGTGGGATTCGTGCTCGCAGCCAGATGGTCCCGAGATCCTCTCGAGTAGCTTCACCATCAGCGCCCAGGCGTTTGCAGTCCTGGTTGGCGAGGACAGCTGACCTACGCCTTGGGAATCGCTCTCATCGCCCAAACAGAGTCTGCTTTGTAGCGAGTTTCTACCGCTCGCAGCCACTCGATGATCTCATCCAGACGATCCAGCGCATCGTGGATTCGGTGCGCTCGTTCTTCTGCGGGTGCGTTCAGAGCCAATCGCAGGTGAGCGATGACCCTCTCGGTGGATTCAACCAGCTCGCCGGGTTCGTACATCTCAGCCTGCAACCAGGAGGGGCTGATTGAAGGACTACCGGAGCAGGGTTTTCATACGTGTATTTCGGAGTTGTCTCCGAAGCTGTCCCCGTAACTGGACATGTCGGGACAAAACCGGACACGTCACGTCTGCCCAGAGAACACCTAAGTCCCCGTAAAACCTTGATTCAGGGCTCTGGGGGCAGGTGGTTTATACGTTGAACCGAAAGTGCATCACATCGCCATCCTTAACGATGTACTCTTTGCCTTCCATGCGCATCTTACCAGCAGCCTTCACTTCAGATTCGCTGCCAAGCTCAACCAGGTCAGCACACTGAGTGACTTCGGCTTTGATAAAGCCGCGCTGAAAATCAGTGTGAATCACACCAG is a genomic window of Deltaproteobacteria bacterium containing:
- a CDS encoding LysR family transcriptional regulator; the protein is MHFCMDWKSLNFDWNRARAFLVTAEEGSFSAAARALASTQPTIGRQVSALEEELGVTLFERIGTGLKLTTSGLELLEHVRAMGTAASKTSFAATGQSESIEGNVCITASEAVAHYILPPILSRLRLDHPGITLELVVSNEVRDLHHREADIALRNFEPTQPDLIAKKVRNSTAHFYAAPSYIERMGPLKSKEDLSRTHLFAFENSARMVKQYKSFIGVDVAQEQFVVETNNHLVMWEMCKQGVGVCLMMDDVGSQESKVVKVFPDFPSIPVPIWMVCHRELQTSRRLRLVFDYLAQALACREREQ
- a CDS encoding DUF1772 domain-containing protein, which translates into the protein MLNLFYLTLMLSILLCTLVAGLVFGFAAVVMPGIAKLSDREFLLSFKHMDGIIQNNQPAFMVVWVGSIFSVIATLILGTLNLSGGQLYLLLVASALYLLAVQLPTVRFNIPLNNALQALDLNALGESELAQARADFEAPWNRWNRLRTLNAIFSVSGLLILLLQL
- a CDS encoding serine hydrolase, producing MPRRLQFVLILLPFMLLACSGGKTSGDVDTPTPDVTDTALPDDPEDQTAPDPGSETYWPSTETWETVTPEEAGAQLDKLNEAIEFAESSNSGGLVILYKGRIVAERYWQGWDQDTTMAIYSATKSMTSILTGMGLDEGSFEGLEQPISDFAPQWVDTPKAAITLEHFLTMTTGLSTTPPDLDSETTDQFDGLADGLALENTPGTVWEYNTPAYLMMFTMIEKATGENLEDYAWRKLFGPLGMDSAEWVKIVVSEEVTNYRRIESNTRDMARFGLFNLRRGVWNNERLVSEEYFEKATSAYLESKSDYGFLYWLQEVDTEAMGTLSVLSAIGKDQKVIMAIPELDLVIVRHGDTAGMGFTGQFTKLVADAFAQQ
- a CDS encoding carboxypeptidase family protein — translated: MHIDSHFDSGNIEVVEILDNNVANLRIKKDAGDEHMQWFHFRVDGAQDEACKLRILNAGEASYPKAWEGYRVCTSTDRQAWTRVDTAFEDGVLTIDHHPEGQMQWYAYFAPHSHEQHLDLLAQCQLSEFATVDRLGATVDGRDLHRLVVGDGPLKFWVIARQHPGESMASWWMEGFLDRLLHPDDAISRQMRSMATFHIVPHMNPDGAIRGHLRCNAVGANLNREWAEPTLERSPEVYHTLAAMDASGVDFCLDVHGDEELPYNFLSGSDGIPGYETSPLPALCEIFAAAYEQANPDLQREFGYSVAAPGKANLTMCTNAVAHRFQCAAYTLEMPFKDNANAPDPIFGWSPERSARLGASSLDALCRLAEALKS
- a CDS encoding MAPEG family protein — encoded protein: MSNLADFTGPILVTVAYFILWYALLFRQIQTKYRLRAEYAGRNETFDRYFGKDPHMLAMDRAVINTQEQMVPFLFALWLHAAAVSVSVATVLGAAYVVFRALYPMLLGAKLDNKVGKKIVLATIPSYLIVFYLFGSTVWAVVT
- a CDS encoding DUF3347 domain-containing protein; the protein is MMKKTFLILFLVTAAGAPAIGCKEAPTEAQPTSTAIATADLSAEVSARVDTALGDYEALRAALAGDRLGEVAAIATRLERSASAAKAGAPSSIASRLDEMVTAAARLKVGGSADDQRRTFGDLSRAVVSLLSEQSTLARGRYVFQCPMAQGYQKWVQTGERLENPYMGGRMLRCGSSSEWSP